The genome window gtataacacatttttgattCTGGACAGGAGGAAGTAAAGTTGAAGATCAAGGACCTAAATGAACACATTGTCTGCTACCTTTGCGCGGGTTACTTCATCGATGCCACAACGATTACAGAGTGTTTGCATACCTGTGAGTTTAAACAAAGCTGAATCACAAAATGATTCTCATGTTATTAACTTGTAAAAGTCTTTCTTACATTTAACATGAACAGAAGTTTAGAAGGATGAAGTCATCACAATGAGAATTAAATGGTCTGTCTCCCTTTCTGTTTCACAGTCTGTAAAAGTTGTATTGTGAAATACCTGCAAACCAGCAAGTATTGTCCAATGTGCAACATCAAAATCCATGAAACGCAGCCTTTACTCAACCTCAAACTGGATCGAGTGATGCAGGACATTGTCTACAAACTGGTGCCTGGACTACAAGAaagtatgttaaaaaaaatcaacagctGCCTCTGTCAGTGTTATGAACAACTGTGACATAAACTAAAAGCTCCCTTTgaagtaaatgtgtgtgtaattgtAAATACCACCTGTTTTTAGCATATATGAAAATCTGTCATATTTTTCTAATATCCATGTTCATGTTTGAACAGGCGAAGACAAAAGAATAAAGGAATTTTATCAGTCACGTGGGTTAGAGAGAGTCATCCAACCAGCTGGAGACGGTAAGTCTTTCATTTAGAGATGTCTCAGTCTGTGATTAGGGTCACTTGTGTGTTTAGATTAAAGAGGGAACCacatcatgtttttataaagTGTGCATGACATCTTTGGATCGACACTTATTGTTGTGGTGCTTCTGTTCTGCACTTCTCAGGGGTCAAATGACTGTAAAGCAAAATGGCAGTACTGTGTCATCATACACcttaactttcaaaaactttttttttttttggaaaatatgaaaatgtaggGCATAACTAGAACAATATACACTCTCCTACAGGGATGGCTTGCCCCaatatcaaaaatacatatttgtccTCTTgtctgtagtgctatttataaCTCTATATTGTTTTGGTCTTAGTTGCTGAGTGCTGGAGATAATTTCTGAAGAGATGTCTCTCAAATAGTGAAACTATATTGaccttgtggtgctcaaagagcccaaaaatttttttttgctgttgagcATTTGAAATGCTCAACAGCAGTGTCTTTTTCCAGAAATGAACCagttattaaataattacaaataatCCACAGAACGTGATGTGAGCAGTTTAATGTAGGAACTatactaaaaagaaaatacttccTCCATGAAACTACCTACAACAAGATCTGTGGATTTTCTTGTAAGCATGTACAATAAAAAAGCAAAGCACACCACATCCTGTACTTCACAGCATTTTCTGCAGTCCCAAGCACAGCTGTAATCAAGAAATGTAAAAGTTGTCTTGAAGTAGTTTTATATTTAATCACTATTTCTTCAGCGACAGAGTGTAAAACAGTATTTGTATGTGTTGtatgacacacattttttaccaTAGGAATGTCTTTGCTGATGCATTAAACTCATGCAAAGGCCACAATCCCAAATGGAATCTTAAGTTTATCAAACTTCTCTAAGCGgatatcatttttcttttattgtgtaGTACACTGAGAGTCATTGCTGAACAGTTGTTTGTTGGGCAGTGGCAGCTGACTTAAACTGCATCTGTATGTGGCCTGCAGTTTGCAGCAATCTGCTCTTTCTGTTGGATAGAGTACATTTCAACAATCTGCCTAGTCATGGCATGATTAATGTTctgcaaaattaaaaatcatACTGTTTCCCCCCCCTCACTAGATGCAGTACCAGATGCTACAGGTTTACCGTACACAAGCTTCGACCATTCAAAAGCCCACTTTTACAGATACGATGAGCAGGTGTCGCTGTGTTTAGAAAGACTAAGGTGAGCTTTTGTCTCTGGTGTATTGTGTGCTTTTTTCATGTCATACAATCCCTATGAGATGAGACTGATTAATTGTGAACATGTTGCAACTCCATCAGACTTTCAAGATGAACATTTTTCACAACTGTATgctctgttttgtctttacAGTTCATCGCTTGCTGGGAAAGATAAGACAAAGCTCACCCTCCAGGTAAGTCCTATGTAGTGATGAAAGTTCTAAGATATATTTAGCATTGTATTTCAGTCTGTGTACTTAGTGAAATTGTTGAGCTGGTCATGGACGCTTTCAAAACGACTTGGCTCACAGGTTTGCACAACCGTGCAAAACATGCCTCCAGGGGCACAGTTTTGAAGCCTGAACAAGTAATTCTCTACCCTTAACTGCTAAGCAAATACATGGCACAATGACATCTGCAGCAACAGCAGAATTCAGCACTCAGAGCTGGTTACTCTGGCTGGCTCATACTCGCAGAGACAAGGATAAGTGGGACAAGAACACGAGTGAGGCATATAATCACTCTATTTCCCAACCACACCACTAATTTCTCTGTAATTGGAGATTTTATAACTGCTTGAAAGTGTTGCAGTGTTTATGACTTACAACTTGGAGCTAGATGACCAAGATGTTTACTCAGTGTTCAGGAAACTTACGAAGAGCAAACCTCATTAATCAGTGTATTAATGTCCAACAAATGCCTTTTTATTAACCTGATGCTGTCATATGGTTACTTATCTTCTCTACTTTTCTTCTATTGAAGAAATACTCTCCAGTTCTGATCTAGGCGATGCTATTGCAGCATCGCAGTAACCTCTTTAGGAGCCGCCATTATTGTTTCCCTTTATGTCATCACAAACTCGTATCTAATTGGAGCTCCTCACAGGGAGCTGATTGGTCAGAACCTCCAGTTGTGTTACTCAAATGCATTACTTGAGGTGTGGCAAGATGGATTTGCAATCTTGTGATCCTGTCATTTTGTTGATCTTGTGATATTGTGGGAATCCAGCTGCTGTGCAAGGTAAAAACCTTCATAGCTTCAGTTGTAAACTCATTGGGGTACCAGACAATTTAGAAATTCCCATTAaacttattttccttttgtgaCAAACATGTCAAAAGAACAAAGATGGAtatgaaaatgtataatttagtgTATTGCAACATATACTTTAACAACAAATGAACTGCTAATTATGACTGATTCTGATGGTGCCATTAACAATGGGGTGACTTTACATTGATTGTTCTAAAGGCTGCACAAGTATTGTATAGAAGTTGCCTAATCATGCGAATATACATGGTTTCAATTTAAATGTGGTTATTTGAAACGCAGCTTGTTAAGCACTTCCAAACCCACTAAACTGAAAAAAGTGCCTACTTGTCAGTTTTAACTGGGTTTTCCCTGTGTGGCTGAATCCTCTTGACAGGCCCATTTGTCGAGAGACATGCATGTGTAACAAGGGAAGTGGGAGTGTATAATGCTCAGATTGTATTGAATCAAGACTTGAACAAAGATCATTTGGGGAGCAATTTAACTAAAACACACCATGTGTCAAAATTCCCCTGTGCTTATTATCATCCACACTGCCCAGCCAACATTGTCTCACATACTGCAGAGACTTCAGTCAGCCAGCAGAGGGCGTCATTGTTTAACACATGTCTGTGTGCTACAGCAAGATtttccttttgtgtatttttaaatatgttttctctaaatcacatttaaattgAATGATGGACAGGTTCTGAATTTTTAGTTTTAGCAATGAGATCTTGTGACTGTTGCACATGTTCGGGGACCATGTCCTCTTTGACCACTATGTGAAatcaaaatgttgtttattgttgtgtCTAATGTTACCATGTGTAATGGGATCATGCAGCTTCATTGGTGCCATTCCTGACTCTTGACATATGCTGTTGTGTGTCACTCCAACCTCTGTGTGAACTTATAAAATGGGTTAGTtggcaatatttaaaattaatttctcCTTACATGCTTTTATTCTCTCGGCTGCAAATCCCATCATAATCCACTGTTTTTACTGAGGTGGAAATTcagtaaaatacatttctgcCTTGGCTTTTAAAGAAATACTGTCTTTCACTGCATTCAGGTGGAAAAAGGAAGTTACGCTCTATGACTTAAGAGTGTGTAATAAGTCTGTTGGGACCGGAAAAGGTCCAGCAGTAAACTGGGTTTTTCTTCAGCGTAAATCTGATTTTTAACAGGAATATGCCACACCCTGTCAATATGCCCTTACCTTGTTTAATGCTTCTTGTGAGCTGGAGATGTTTGTCACCTTTTTGTTACGGAGTGTGACTGAACTTTGAATGAACaatgtaaaaacacatatttgaatgctgaaaacaaacagcatcCTGTTCTTCAAGTGTTTCAAACAAAACTGAAGACGTCAGATAACGTTTATAGAGACGTCTATAACTGACAAACTTAATCCACTATCTgaacaacaaaaccaaaaatgtaCCAGGTGGTCCCGCTGACACAGAGCAACAAATCCAAATGTGCAGTGAATGATGTTTCCGTACTACAACTACATGTTAACTGTAGTAAATCTGACATTTGTCCTGCTTCATAAAGAATAAATCTCCCCAACTTGCTCCACAGTGGCCACAAAAGTCAGAGTAATAAACACCAATGTACAGCTGGTCATGATTTATTGGAATTACATTCTTGATTTCAATGTCTTCAAATGTCATCTGAAGCATTTGTTTGACCTTATCCCTGCAGCAGAAGTTTGTTCGATGTTCTGTCCGAGCGGAGGTGAGACACCTACGGAAAGTGCTTTGTCATCGACTAAATGTGGAAAAACACCAGGTCAGTCAAAAATCATCATTGATTCAATTAAAGAAGACATTATGGtgcaaattattacattattattaaagattaatcaatatttatttgGTCCTGCTAATGAAGACAAATGTGTGTAATGGCTATTGAGCTGCATTATCTAACTGCTTCTGCTATAAGAGACTTCTAAAGGAAAAATATTACATGTCCAATAATTATACTTTGACAACTATGTTTGCGAAGGTGTGTAAAGTTGAGATTTCTGAATCATTGGAGGTTTTTTGAATTGTGTGCGTTTTCTGGTGATTTCTGTAAAGTTTTGACATTCAaggcaatttttttgtcatgtattttaacatttattgagCCTTAATTAACCCCAATGTCTGACTAATATTTGATTGGTTAGTTTTAGGTTGTACACTCTTATAATGGTGTCAAGCTACTGTATAGTTAACCTGCAGCTAACCATAGTAACATTACTCATGACTATGCGAGAACAAAGTGATTTACAAGTGATATTTACTGGACTATGGGTGAAACTGACAGCATGCAAGCtatttaaaaaagtgacaaTTTGAAGGCCTGCTTTAAGTGTTGATCATGCACTTCTTCATATTAGCCATGTTTCCCTGGTCACTTTGCTCTGTAAAGGAATAAGTAGTTTTCTTGTCATTTGCTCTCAATATGGGGGTTCTGTCAGGGAAGATTGGGTTTAATCCTCCatcaaaaaatgcatattttcatGATTGAATTCATGACGGCGGCAGTGATAAAGACTAAATCACAAAGTGTTTTTGGTGGTGAAAAGTGTTTCTCAGCTCATCTTTTAACAGAAGTAAACAGGTTTCtcgtataaaaaaaaaaaaaaagataatcacAGATGTTCTTTTTCAGATTCCCCTTTACATCTGTTTGTGTGGTCTCTTTATAGGTCCAGATGTTGTTCAATAACGAGTCTCTGCCTGATCACATGACCATGAAGCGGTTATGGCTCTCGCACTGGTTTGGCAAGGTACGGTACAGCCACTGTTAACCAGCGCCAACAACACATTCCTTCACACATGGACACATAGTCTTTGTGCTGTACATCAGGATAAAGTTCCATAAAAATGTGTAACggttaataaaataattcaataaaaagactaaatgatTGTATTTCGCTATCAAATTTAACGACTCATACATTCAGTGGAACCTCTTCAGTCCAGTGGTAGGCCAGATGTAGCACAGTGTTTATTTTGACACATTATGAAAAATAACTATCTTTTTATAATGTATAACTTACTTGTACTACCTCactgtaatattattttttaaatctttcctCCCCCAGGCCCAACCGCTAGTCCTTCACTACACCATCAAGGACAAAAGGACCAGATAGGACATGTTTTCACTCTGAGGACAGCTGTACATATTTTGTACAATacatattctattttaataGTGTTTGTGTACATATACttattttccttgttttgtatttttgaaaataaattttaaatggGAAAAATAATAGTTTCTATTACTTGGTTACAGCATGCTTTCATctgcatatacagtcatgggaaagaTTGTTAGACAGTGaagtaaaatacttttttattcttgttgcatttttgcatcattttaacttaaatgtGAATACCTCCATAGGTATACTTTGAATTTATTATGCAAGCTTTACAAAGAATTATAAAACTGAATTTTGTGAATGACCTTTTTACTATCTTATGTCAAGGTGTGATTAATCATGCAGCAAAGCAGAATCGGTTAATAGCAAGGGACAATGCTAATGTAATTTACACACttaattgtgttatttgttATAGTTTTTATACTTTGGAACAGAGTTTCCTTGCATGCaggaagaaaatgtttacttttaatAATCATATGAATCATACAAGCTGTGCTCCAACACGATGTCATGGTCTCGCATTCACCACTCACACCTGACCAAGATTGagtgatttagatttttcatcaCCCATTGCTTTATGTTGTGGAGTTCTTTGAATTTAACACGTTTTATTGGGTTCCAACTTTGAATGGCAGGAGATATAATTATAGTTCTCATCACTGATCTTCAAAGAAAGTGTCAACATATCAAAGCACCTCAGTTAAAATCCTGAGCTTTTTTGGATAGCACTTTTTGTGTCTGGACGCTGCATTTTTCCACCATTCTTCTGTACAAATCTTCTGCTCTGTCGACTTTGAGCGAACAGTAAGTTTAAAGTCTGCCTTGGCCAGCCATTGTTATTCTGGAGCCGGTCCTGTGCAGCTTTGGCTTTATTTTTGGGGTTATTGTCTTCGTGAAAAATAAATCTCCCAAGTTGCAGTTGTTTTGCAGGCTGCAGCAGCTTTTCCTGCAggaattttctgtttttctggacTGATTTTGGTTTGTACATTCCCTGGCCGTCTGTGGCCTGCAGCAGAGATGCATCTCCACGGCAAGAtgctgccaccaccaccaccaggccTTTCACTACAACTGTATAGTGTTTCTCTAGTGGTGCTGCAGTGTTTAGGCCGAACATAGTAATATAATGGACAAAAGGGTCACTTTTCATCAGATGGCATCTTCTTCTATGTTTCAGTCTCCTACACACCCTATGGCCAACACTAACCATATCATGACTCAGCCATAAAGCTGCAACTGCTGAATCATAGTTGTCTTTTATCTCGGCCGTGTAACTCGTAGCTCCTTTGGTTGAGATCTGTCTGCCTCTCAGTCCTCTTAGCCTGCTTGAGGCAGATTTACAGCTGTGTCATGTTCTTTCCACATTTTATAATTGACCCTACTATAATCTGAGCAATGATATGCCTTCCCTGCATGTTGGTTTTCAGTTAATGTGtcacagatttgtttgaaatgaTGCGTTTGTGTATTTAAGGTCGTCACACTTTGATTATACACAGTTGATCTTAATTCTTGTTACTGAACTTTTTAAAACTGATATGTATACATCAAAGCAAGGTGGGTGaatattaaatcattattttgaaaatataattttaatttttttttaataaatattttaccattttcaCATTAAGGCTACTTGTATATTTCCCCCTTTTTAACCTACTCAACATAATATAGTCTATGGACAGTTGGTATTAAATGTCTGCTTATAGGTTTTTATTAGATTAGTCAAAGCATCATGGTTTagcattattttatgttttgggGAACCAAAAACTTAAATTGTAATACGTTTTTTGTTAAAGAGGATATGAGTGATGTGTTATTCACTTTCCTTAAAGTTGGGCAAGACTTGCTGAAGACAGGTTAAGAATGTGAGTTTTCATCCATGGCATGGGCAAGCTCCAGAAATGTGGGGATAGATTGGCAATTATGCAATTTCATAGCATCTTTCATTAGATCCTGCGTGTCAGATTAATGCATACAACTTTATAGATTGTCTAAACTTTGGTCTGAAAAAACGCTTATCGCCCttcttgtttttacactttAGAAAAGCTCCTGCAACAGCAACAACATTGCACAAATATTTTCACAGACGCTCTAGtactttaaataagtaaactcAGCTTCATGgtaaaatcagagcagtgaggATCCCTTTAAGCACCACAGATGCCATCACGTATATGAAAAAAGCAGCCAAGCCAACTGGCATTCCACCTcatctttatacatttttagatgacaCACTCAACTGAGCTgatattttattgcacattgttaTGCTTGCAGAGGAAATGTGGCCTGCACTGTTAAGGCCTTTCTACTTTTGACCCTTTTCAAGAtttcttcaaaacaaaagcttccATTTAAACTCACAATCTCATTGTCTTCTGCACAATTTCACTAACCACCATCTCTCTCTGCGGCCAACTCTGTTTAGCACTGATTGTGCATACAGTACTCCCAGCGGAACACTAGGTGGCACACTTGGTGCTCCTCAGACACTAGGCAGCAGGAAggctttgatgtgtgtgtgtgtgtgtgtgtgtgtgtgtttttgtgtgatctTGTCCAGAGTGAAAGGAAAGACTCTGATAACCTGACACGGGCTGATAATATATACAAGCCTTGTATCTTATTCTGTCTCTAGTCTTTCTAAGTAGACTTCACTGCAGCAGCCAGAACATTTCAGCAACACTTTACTAAGTTGCACTAGTAGCATCTTGAATATCATATTGAGACATTGCTCTGAAGCACAAAATAACACAGTAAATGTGCTTAATACATGTTTCACATTGGGACAACATGGTGTAGGTGAGCAGTATTTTTGTTtgactgtacaaagacaaataTCAGTGCTTGGTGTTAATGTGCCTGAAAGGTCAAAGGCTGGAAATGGAGTTTAGATTTCATATAAAAGGAGACCAGGTGTTCATCAAGGGCAAAGCACTTTTCCATTTTACTGCAAAGGTCAATAATGTGGAATAAGGCAGGTGTAGAGTTAACACTTGTTGGATACTCTTAACGGGAGAGATTCCATCATGGCTGAAATTTTTAAAGTCTTATTTTGGAGGcaagatatatatttatattttttccaataaCCTTAATAACATCTTGAAGTTAAATTGAACCTGATCAGGCCCCTGTGGCCATGTTTTTagatgacaaataaaatgaactcTGTGTAAACCTGCACACCaatcattaacacacacacacgcgcctAACTTGTGATTACCCCATCCACCCTTATAAAGCCAGAGCAAGTCCCTTCGGGGCACCCCTAGGtttgaaaacaacaataatccCCCAAAGCCGTGACCTTAAGGccaaaataaagaaattcaGGTTCCTGTTGGACGGCTCGGTTAGATTGcagcttgtctttttttttgccacctCTGGGCTTTTAATTTCTCTGATCATAATAACCAGGAAAAATGTGCATCTAAATGTGGCCCCATACAAAGAGAACTGCTGATGTTGGAGAGCCACTGACTGCCTGTGTGTATAATTCACCAGAGATTTAATGCCATTTTAAGGACAGGCAGCCCAAGAACGGAATACAGCTGTGATGGTGACATGAATCTGTTATTGATGCAGTAACTCAAtgtggaaaatgtaaaataagaatagTCATTTTAATAGTAAAATGGCTGGATGGATAAATTGATATGTCCTccagttttacattttaaaataagacattaataaaaactaactggAAGGCCACTAGGATAAAATAATACaagtattattattcatttttagccttgatataattttagttcattttctTATAAAGTCTGTAGATCCCAAACAGTGATgttctttttatgtatatttttatgttggaTATCCGATTGTCCTCTGCCTTTTATTTTAAGCTCCATCCTCTGTGCTGTTCCTCCTGCCAGAGCAGAGTGGCTCCATAATAAAAGGCCTACTTGACTTTTCAACCTCCACGATTCCAGCCGATTACTTCTATTGTGTGCGCCAGCCTGCTCTGCTTCTATACCCacccaaaaaagggaaaaaaaatctgtcctaACAAGACCTTTAGTTTCCTTTTAGCCTCAACGGCTgccttgattatttttttttttagtttatttcatttttaagcGTAAGTGGCATTAAAATGCCCTGATTCCATTTGTTTCCATTGCTAAAAGTATGTGGAATACTGACTATCTGCCAGCCAAATAAGTGGGGCTATAATACAAGTTTAAGTTTTTAAGAGGTTATATTTcagggaaaagaaaaaatcccACATAGTTTAAAATTCTGCTCATAAAATCCATGTCTACATGTCACATTGAAGCAGGAAATCAGatgtattcatatatattttcccTGTCAAATGCCCAAAGCAGTTACTATGAATAATCcacaattaaatgataaaaagtaAATTCACTCGAATGGTTAAAATGACACTGACTCGCGCGTAAAACGTGTAATAAAATCTAAATCCCGCCAGCTGGTTGATATGAAATTCTCGTTAAATAATACTTGTTTTAGGATTAACAGtattttattatcaaataaCTACAACACAGCCTCtcttctccctcacacacacacacacacttacacacaccaAACTTGCAAATGGTCGGGCAGCAGCACGCCGCATTTCCACTGCCTCCCATTGAGCTTTATTCATTAGGATCCTCACACTAACCCATTTGCTATTCATgggagacttttttttcttctctctttccaaACAAACCCGAGTCAAGAGTGGCAGATGCGTGCCATTATTGCCCACGGCTCGGTGGAAGCTGTTTTTTATGTAAGGCAAAGGCGGGTTAACCTAATCAATCATGTCGACTAGTTGTGTTAAAGACGATGCATAGAAGGAGGAAGAAAACATATGGCGCAGGGGTGGGAGCCAGACCGGGACCTTCTTGTGACAAGATGCATTCAAAGCCGGGCGAAAGAATGGGAATAAAGGCGGTGGACGGCCGCTAATTGAAGTCATGGCACTTCAAGGCTCAAAGCAGAGGTCAATTATTCAAAAGGGTCATTTTTTTACCAAGCAGGGCAGATATTCCGGGTGCAGATTTTATGTA of Centropristis striata isolate RG_2023a ecotype Rhode Island chromosome 12, C.striata_1.0, whole genome shotgun sequence contains these proteins:
- the pcgf1 gene encoding polycomb group RING finger protein 1 isoform X1 — translated: MAEQGPMAIAMRLRNQLQSVYKLDPLRNEEEVKLKIKDLNEHIVCYLCAGYFIDATTITECLHTFCKSCIVKYLQTSKYCPMCNIKIHETQPLLNLKLDRVMQDIVYKLVPGLQESEDKRIKEFYQSRGLERVIQPAGDDAVPDATGLPYTSFDHSKAHFYRYDEQVSLCLERLSSSLAGKDKTKLTLQQKFVRCSVRAEVRHLRKVLCHRLNVEKHQVQMLFNNESLPDHMTMKRLWLSHWFGKAQPLVLHYTIKDKRTR
- the pcgf1 gene encoding polycomb group RING finger protein 1 isoform X2; translated protein: MAEQGPMAIAMRLRNQLQSVYKLDPLRNEEVKLKIKDLNEHIVCYLCAGYFIDATTITECLHTFCKSCIVKYLQTSKYCPMCNIKIHETQPLLNLKLDRVMQDIVYKLVPGLQESEDKRIKEFYQSRGLERVIQPAGDDAVPDATGLPYTSFDHSKAHFYRYDEQVSLCLERLSSSLAGKDKTKLTLQQKFVRCSVRAEVRHLRKVLCHRLNVEKHQVQMLFNNESLPDHMTMKRLWLSHWFGKAQPLVLHYTIKDKRTR